A part of Rhodamnia argentea isolate NSW1041297 chromosome 8, ASM2092103v1, whole genome shotgun sequence genomic DNA contains:
- the LOC115741328 gene encoding protein CREG1, with translation MEVKGWSRVLCSILFFVAGFLPSEQGRPLSVSKPDPEDASATARWLVSQNSWGVLNTISSDLGGAPFGNVVSFSDGLPNEGRGVPYFYLTTLDPTAKNAMKDERASFTVSEYPIGTCGKIDPENPTCAKITLTGKLKLVDPECEEAEYAKSALFSKHVEMKDWPKGHKFQIYKLEIKNIFLIDWFGGPKPLTLEQYLHPKMNKFNFIG, from the exons atGGAAGTCAAGGGCTGGTCTCGCGTCCTATGTTCGATCTTGTTCTTCGTTGCGGGGTTTCTTCCGTCCGAACAGGGCCGACCGCTCTCCGTCTCGAAACCCGACCCGGAGGACGCCTCCGCTACGGCCCGATGGCTCGTCTCTCAGAACTCATGGGGCGTCCTGAA CACCATCTCCAGCGATTTGGGGGGAGCACCATTCGG GAATGTGGTTTCATTCAGTGATGGGCTACCTAACGAAGGAAGGGGCGTCCCGTACTTTTACTTGACAACTCTCGATCCAACTGCCAAAAATGCGATGAAAGACGAGAGGGCTTCATTTACAGTTAGTGAGTACCCTATTGGGACCTGTGGGAAGATAGACCCTGAGAATCCCACTTGTGCGAAGATCACGCTAACTGGAAAG CTGAAGCTAGTCGACCCGGAGTGTGAAGAAGCAGAATATGCTAAGTCTGCCTTGTTCTCAAAGCATGTAGAGATGAAGG ACTGGCCAAAGGGTCACAAGTTCCAGATTTACAAATTAGAAATCAAGAATAtatttttgattgattggttcGGTGGTCCTAAGCCTCTGACTTTGGAGCAGTATCTGCACCCAAAGAT gaacaagttcaatttcatcGGGTGA